Below is a genomic region from Anoxybacillus flavithermus.
TTAATTTCCGCATCTGCCGGTACTTCACGTAATGTAGGAATAAACGACATACTTTGTTTCATCTTTTTTTAGCACCTCTTACTTCATTGATTTATAGGAAAAATTTTTGAATATCGTTCCATGTAACAACGAGCATAAGCAACATGAGAAGAGCAAAACCGATAAAATGTACAATGCCCTCTTTTTGGCGATCAATTGGTTTTCCACGTAACGCCTCAATCGCAAAAAACGTTAATCGTCCGCCATCGAGTGCCGGAAGTGGAAGCAAGTTAATAATCCCTAAGTTGATGCTTAAAATAGCTCCCCATTTCATTAAGTAATACACGCCAGATTGGGCGACTTTGTGAGTCGAAACCGCAATACCAACAGGTCCAGATAACATATCAAATGAAAATTTCCCCGTCAATAAATGACCTAGCCCAACGACAATTTCTTTTGTCCAATAGTACGTTTCTAACGCTCCTTGTTTGATCGCACCTGCAATCGATTTTTCCATTGGTCCATACACACCGATTAGCCCAATCGTCTCACCTTCGATCGTTTTCTTTTCAGGTGTAACGATGAGATCAATTATTTGACCGTTGCGATTTACTTGAAACTGGAGCGGTTTTTCTGGGCTTTTCCGAATCATTGTCACCACATCCGTCCATGAAGACATCGACTGGCTATCAATCGAAATAACGATATCCCCCTGCTTTAATCCGGCTTTGAGCGCAGCCCCATCTTCCGTCAATTCACCAATGATCGGTTTATCGACAGGATAACCTTGTA
It encodes:
- a CDS encoding RIP metalloprotease RseP, with the translated sequence METVISFIVIFGALVFFHELGHFIFAKRAGILCREFAIGFGPKVFSMKKGETTYTIRLLPLGGFVRMAGEDPEMIDVKRGQVVGLLFDSEGKVKKVIVNHKDEYRDAKIIEVERADFEHELYIEGYEGDDDHLQRFELSDPAYIVIDREEVQIAPYHRQFGSKTLGQRAMAIFAGPLMNFVLALVIFIVIGLLQGYPVDKPIIGELTEDGAALKAGLKQGDIVISIDSQSMSSWTDVVTMIRKSPEKPLQFQVNRNGQIIDLIVTPEKKTIEGETIGLIGVYGPMEKSIAGAIKQGALETYYWTKEIVVGLGHLLTGKFSFDMLSGPVGIAVSTHKVAQSGVYYLMKWGAILSINLGIINLLPLPALDGGRLTFFAIEALRGKPIDRQKEGIVHFIGFALLMLLMLVVTWNDIQKFFL